AACTCATGGGGTAACTTCAGCAGCGTGCTACTTGCCTGGGATGAGAAGAATTGCTTCACTCTAAGTGCGGCTGGCAATCACTATCCTACCATGAGAAAATCCGCGAAGCAGCAGAGCTCAATCACTCCCTTTAGCAAAGGACAGAGCAGCCAAGTGGTCAGAATCCGCGCGTTCCTTCCCCAAATCCTTGTAGCTCATATTTAGGTCGATGACGTTTCAAGCATTGGAGAGACAAAAAGTGGTAACAACAgacaaatgtgatttttttttttaacctgtcaTAGATTGGCACCCGGAACGGCGCGCTTTTACAGACACATATTGCACTAGACTTGTAAATAAATCGTTAAGTAGGTAATAGCACCGTTGTAAAACGACTGAATGGGAAGTTAAAGAGTTATCACTGGTTCTTAATAAAAAGGTCCCCGGAGAAGGGGGAAAATACCAATATGAAAGCTTACACATCCTGGAGTAGTGAGGCAGTGAAAGCAGGTTGTCCGTAAGAGGCACTTGGAAGAAAGCAGAACTAAACCTTCCGTCACACCAGGCCAGCAGCACTGTAAGCCAGGCTTTTTGTGCCATCCCCGCGTCGTCAGAGAATGACACGCTCGTGAGGTCAAGTCTTTGGACTGCAAAGAAATGTACGGGACAGGGCAAGCCCAGGAGATGAATTAACACAAGAGGGAGGATCGTTGTTCGTCCATCACAGGGGTCCCAGCTTCCCTGATCGGCTCTGGACCAGGCTGGCTGTCGTCCTCCCAAAAAGCAGTGCCTGGATGGTTTTATTCCTAAAGATgattgggggtggggtgggggggaaggctaaaaaataatatttacttaCTATAAGAAGGTGCTTATGCAAAGTGTTCCACTTTCTCTGTTTATAAATCCAACCACACTGAATCTGGAGTAAGACAGGCCCCCTCAAAGCACAGTCTAAACAAATAAGCATCAGGGAGCCCGAAACGTGGGCACTTGATGGGTTGGGAAGGAAATTTCTCAATCCATCAAGGATCTCCGGTGCTGTATGCATTTGTCTTAAGTGCCTAGGACCTCTGTGTTGACTAGCAAATACACCATCCATTACAACAGCTGTATTTATTTGACTAGTGCTCCGAATAGGAAGTGAGGGCACTTGATTACAGGCCAGGGGGGTCTGGTCTTCCAGACTCCCCTCCCTGGGCTGCAGAGCGATGTTCTGCACAGCCAGATCCTTGCCATCCCAAGCGAGTTCCTGTGTTTGATGTGCAGTCACTAGGGTAAAATTTATTCCAAATACACTTTACCGAGGAAgttgctccctccctcccttctctatccccctaaaaaaaagaaagaaagaaagaaaagtcgTCTCCTTTCTGATTACCCTCTTGACTCATGGATCAAACAGCGTGAAGCAAGGTCCCGCGACAACGGCTTGCGCGTTCTTCCcagtgatttttctgttttgtattaattttaattcttttttttttatcaaaaaaaaaaaaaaaagacagtttatGGCTAAAGTGGGTGAAAAGGAAACGCGCCCTACAGCCGTTATGTGGGGCAAAGCAGGAACCCGGAGAAGGAGGAGTGGATGTATTCTGTGGAGTACAACCCGTTGGCCTGGTCCGAGGGCATTTGTACCCAGACTTGGTCGTTCTCCTTGAGTTCAAGCACGGCACTGCCCGAGGCTTGGTCCAGGTAGCCTTTTTTGTACTCGTCGTAGGTGTAGGTGGCAGGCACGTTGTTCTTATAAAGCGCCACCCAAACGTTAGTCCCTTTGACATGCACGTGGTAGGCAAAGTAATAAATGCCGGATACGGGGCAGGTGAATATCCCGGTGACCGGGTTGTAGCCGTTGTGCCCGTTGTACAAAGTCCGGTCGAATTTGACCGGCATGCCGGACGCCGGGAAGGGAGAGGTGAGGATGGCGGTGAAGGCGGGCGCGATGCGGGCGGAGAGCTCTCCTCGGCCGTACTGCGGCTTCCCCGGCTTGCCGTTCCCCAGCACGGCACCCTCCACGCCTCCGTCGGGCAGGTGCAGCCCCGCGATGCCGGTCTCGTCAAACACCCCCGGTGCTCCCGGCGGCCCGGGTGGCCCCGGTGGGCCCGGCGGCCCATTCAGCCCCGGCGTTCCTGGCATTCCTGGAGGGCCGATGGGGCCGGCCATGCCAGGTTCGCCCGTTTTCCCCTCGCCAGGAGCCCCAGGGAGCCCAGGCTCCCCTTTGAGCCCTGGCAACCCTTGGGGCCCCATGGGACCCGCGGGTCCCTGCAAGCCTGGGATGCCGGAggggccccgcagccccggctgccCAGGGATCCCACCATCCCCTTTTGGCCCAGGGCCGCCCGTTAATCCCGGCACCCCTGGGAGACCGATGAACCCCGGTTCCCCTTTTGGGCCCGTTGGGCCAGGGGGACCCTGTGAGCCGGGCAGACCCCTTTCTCCCGGCACTCCCGGCTTCCCTGCGAAGCCATTCGGGCCCTGGTCACCGCGCATCCCTGGCATTCCCGGGGGCCCACTGGGCCCCACATCGCCCTTGGAGCCGGGCAGCCCATGCTTGCCTGGCAGGCCCATGGACCCTGGTGGCCCTGGTGGCCCGATGACACCCGCAGGGCCCGGCTCACCCGGCTCGCCATCGACACCGGGTTCCCCCTTATCACCGATGGCTCCTGGCACCCCAGGCTGGCCACGATCTCCCTTGAGGCCGGGCAAGCCTGGCTTCCCATAGCCCGTTGGGCCCGGCAAACCGGGGAGGCCGCGGATGCCTGGTTCTCCCTTCGGTCCCATAGGGCCCTGGATGCCGGGCacccccgctgcccccgggATGCCGATCCCATCGATGCCAGGAGGCCCCCGCGGCCCCACGGGGCCGGGCTCCCCGCTGACCCCCGGCCCACCTGGGGGCCCCATGTCGCCCTTCTCCCCCGGCGCACCC
This sequence is a window from Anas platyrhynchos isolate ZD024472 breed Pekin duck chromosome 24, IASCAAS_PekinDuck_T2T, whole genome shotgun sequence. Protein-coding genes within it:
- the COL8A2 gene encoding collagen alpha-2(VIII) chain isoform X1, producing the protein MEAARGRGRHARGAARARMLPDAAVLLLLLVVVGLRSAAGGGAAGYAQVKYMQPMVKGPLGPPFREGKGQYLDMPPLLPMDLKGEPGPPGKPGPRGPPGPPGYPGKPGTGKPGMHGQPGPAGPPGFSGIGKPGIPGLPGKAGMKGMPGAKGEPGIRGEQGPRGLPGPPGLPGPAGISVNGKPGPQGGPGLPGFRGEPGPKGEPGPRGERGMKGENGVGKPGLPGPRGNGGPPGPAGPPGPVGVGKPGLDGLPGAPGEKGDMGPPGGPGVSGEPGPVGPRGPPGIDGIGIPGAAGVPGIQGPMGPKGEPGIRGLPGLPGPTGYGKPGLPGLKGDRGQPGVPGAIGDKGEPGVDGEPGEPGPAGVIGPPGPPGSMGLPGKHGLPGSKGDVGPSGPPGMPGMRGDQGPNGFAGKPGVPGERGLPGSQGPPGPTGPKGEPGFIGLPGVPGLTGGPGPKGDGGIPGQPGLRGPSGIPGLQGPAGPMGPQGLPGLKGEPGLPGAPGEGKTGEPGMAGPIGPPGMPGTPGLNGPPGPPGPPGPPGAPGVFDETGIAGLHLPDGGVEGAVLGNGKPGKPQYGRGELSARIAPAFTAILTSPFPASGMPVKFDRTLYNGHNGYNPVTGIFTCPVSGIYYFAYHVHVKGTNVWVALYKNNVPATYTYDEYKKGYLDQASGSAVLELKENDQVWVQMPSDQANGLYSTEYIHSSFSGFLLCPT
- the COL8A2 gene encoding collagen alpha-2(VIII) chain isoform X2; amino-acid sequence: MLPDAAVLLLLLVVVGLRSAAGGGAAGYAQVKYMQPMVKGPLGPPFREGKGQYLDMPPLLPMDLKGEPGPPGKPGPRGPPGPPGYPGKPGTGKPGMHGQPGPAGPPGFSGIGKPGIPGLPGKAGMKGMPGAKGEPGIRGEQGPRGLPGPPGLPGPAGISVNGKPGPQGGPGLPGFRGEPGPKGEPGPRGERGMKGENGVGKPGLPGPRGNGGPPGPAGPPGPVGVGKPGLDGLPGAPGEKGDMGPPGGPGVSGEPGPVGPRGPPGIDGIGIPGAAGVPGIQGPMGPKGEPGIRGLPGLPGPTGYGKPGLPGLKGDRGQPGVPGAIGDKGEPGVDGEPGEPGPAGVIGPPGPPGSMGLPGKHGLPGSKGDVGPSGPPGMPGMRGDQGPNGFAGKPGVPGERGLPGSQGPPGPTGPKGEPGFIGLPGVPGLTGGPGPKGDGGIPGQPGLRGPSGIPGLQGPAGPMGPQGLPGLKGEPGLPGAPGEGKTGEPGMAGPIGPPGMPGTPGLNGPPGPPGPPGPPGAPGVFDETGIAGLHLPDGGVEGAVLGNGKPGKPQYGRGELSARIAPAFTAILTSPFPASGMPVKFDRTLYNGHNGYNPVTGIFTCPVSGIYYFAYHVHVKGTNVWVALYKNNVPATYTYDEYKKGYLDQASGSAVLELKENDQVWVQMPSDQANGLYSTEYIHSSFSGFLLCPT